Proteins from one Rosa chinensis cultivar Old Blush chromosome 7, RchiOBHm-V2, whole genome shotgun sequence genomic window:
- the LOC112178932 gene encoding UDP-arabinopyranose mutase 1, with product MALVADLQDELDIVIPTIRNLDFLEQWRPFFQPYHLIIVQDGDPSNAIRVPNGFDYELYNRDHVNKVLGPTASCISFKDSACRCFGFLVSKKKYIFTIDDDCFVAKDPSGKEINALAQHIRNLLKPSTPLLFNTLYDPFAEGADFVRGYPFSLREGLPTAISHGLWLNIPDYDAPTQLVKPRERNTRYVDAVMTIPKGTLFPMCGMNLAFNRELIGPAMYFGLMGDGQPIGRYDDMWAGWCAKVICDHLGLGVKTGLPYIWHSKASNPFVNLKKEYKGIYWQEDMIPFFQSIILPKECKTVQQCYIMLAKSVKEKLGPVDPYFQKLGDAMVTWIDAWNELNPPPQTAAPAHPNGVKKN from the exons ATGGCCCTGGTAGCTGATCTGCAAGACGAGCTCGACATTGTGATCCCGACTATCAGGAACCTTGATTTCTTGGAGCAATGGAGGCCTTTCTTTCAACCCTACCACCTCATCATCGTGCAAGACGGCGATCCCTCCAATGCTATTCGGGTTCCTAACGGCTTCGACTACGAGCTCTATAACCGTGACCATGTCAACAAAGTGTTGGGTCCTACGGCTAGCTGCATTTCTTTCAAAGACTCAGCTTGTCGCTGCTTTGGTTTCTTGGTGTCCAAGAAAAAGTACATCTTCACCATTGATGATGACTGCTTT GTGGCAAAGGATCCTAGTGGCAAAGAGATAAATGCATTGGCACAGCACATCCGAAACCTGCTCAAACCATCAACTCCATTGTTATTCAACACACTCTATGACCCGTTTGCAGAAGGAGCGGACTTTGTTCGTGGGTACCCATTTAGCTTGCGAGAAGGCCTGCCCACCGCTATTTCTCATGGTCTTTGGCTCAACATTCCTGACTACGATGCCCCGACTCAGCTTGTCAAGCCACGTGAGCGCAACACCAG GTATGTTGATGCTGTGATGACAATCCCCAAAGGCACCCTTTTCCCAATGTGTGGGATGAATCTGGCTTTTAACAGGGAGCTGATAGGCCCAGCCATGTACTTTGGGCTCATGGGTGATGGCCAGCCCATTGGCAGATATGATGATATGTGGGCTGGCTGGTGTGCCAAG GTGATATGTGACCATTTGGGGCTAGGTGTTAAGACAGGACTGCCATACATATGGCATAGCAAGGCAAGCAACCCATTTGTGAATCTGAAGAAAGAGTACAAAGGCATTTACTGGCAGGAAGATATGATCCCATTTTTCCAGTCCATCATTCTCCCAAAAGAGTGCAAAACTGTTCAACAATGCTACATTATGCTTGCCAAGAGTGTCAAGGAAAAACTCGGCCCAGTTGATCCTTACTTTCAGAAACTAGGGGATGCCATGGTTACTTGGATTGACGCATGGAATGAGCTGAACCCACCACCACAAACAGCAGCTCCGGCTCATCCAAATGGTGTTAAGAAAAACTAA
- the LOC112178936 gene encoding probable WRKY transcription factor 43, whose translation MEHNQIRFFGLSPSLASPNFSSSTASSIPQLFPHVHSSNAVPMDKCGTSYSSVNKLKSITKDSGDKETKKHKIAFQTRSQVDVLDDGYRWRKYGQKTVKNSNFPRSYYKCTHQGCNVKKQVQRLSKDEEIVVTTYEGIHIHPTENSDETFEHILSHMRKTVKDGIK comes from the exons aTGGAGCACAACCAAATACGTTTCTTTGGTTTATCACCATCATTAGCTTCTCCTAATTTCTCATCGAGCACTGCTTCAAGTATTCCTCAATTGTTTCCTCATGTTCATAGTAGCAATGCAGTTCCGATGGACAAATGCGGAACCTCCTATAGTTCAGTGAACAAATTGAAATCGATAACAAAAGACTCTGGTGACAAGGAGACCAAGAAGCACAAAATTGCATTCCAAACAAGGAGCCAAGTTGATGTACTTGATGATGGATATCGGTGGCGAAAATATGGGCAAAAAACTGTTAAGAACAGTAACTTTCCCAG AAGTTACTACAAGTGTACACATCAAGGGTGCAATGTGAAAAAGCAAGTCCAACGCCTTTCCAAAGATGAGGAAATTGTGGTGACTACATATGAAGGAATACACATCCATCCCACTGAGAATTCTGATGAAACCTTTGAGCATATCTTAAGCCATATGAGGAAGACAGTCAAAGATGGCATAAAATGA
- the LOC112178934 gene encoding uncharacterized protein LOC112178934: MESLKANDPSVKSPQVEKLQEQFMNLQQEWKSYKQSYPKTKRRSYSSSSSTMAKTRSRHLMSSPQHRMFPSEGDNWNVRTNDLAVEEIRRDRRAAIESGKLKGRRLFEDEHEETEIGYGGEESEWGSWDDWDQESEVRSLPLCGSGGEEVESGKSKEIKVCFQDSISSLTSSPCGEKMKEEEKLVTVEEKEVVENKGGNWVRCIVVIMPVIAIAALIFAICSITGLYGYGNEHYELILVPT; the protein is encoded by the coding sequence ATGGAAAGCCTAAAGGCAAATGACCCTAGTGTTAAAAGTCCTCAAGTGGAGAAGCTACAAGAGCAGTTCATGAATTTGCAACAAGAGTGGAAGTCATACAAACAGTCCTACCCCAAAACCAAGAGGAGATCATATTCTTCATCATCAAGCACCATGGCCAAAACCCGATCAAGGCACCTCATGTCTTCACCTCAGCACAGAATGTTTCCCTCGGAAGGCGATAATTGGAATGTCAGGACTAATGATCTTGCAGTGGAAGAGATCAGAAGAGACCGAAGGGCGGCGATTGAGAGTGGCAAGTTGAAGGGGAGGAGGCTGTTTGAGGATGAGCATGAAGAAACTGAGATTGGTTATGGAGGAGAAGAGAGTGAATGGGGTAGCTGGGATGATTGGGATCAGGAGAGTGAGGTGAGATCACTTCCATTATGTGGTTCTGGTGGTGAAGAAGTTGAATCAGGTAAGAGCAAAGAGATTAAAGTTTGTTTTCAGGAttccatttcatctttgacctCTTCCCCATGTGGTGAGAAAATGAAGGAAGAAGAGAAACTGGTGACTGTGGAAGAGAAGGAGGTTGTTGAGAATAAAGGGGGTAATTGGGTAAGGTGCATTGTTGTGATCATGCCTGTGATTGCCATTGCTGCACTTATATTTGCAATTTGCAGTATCACGGGTCTTTATGGATATGGGAATGAACATTATGAGCTAATTCTAGTCCCAACGTGA
- the LOC112178933 gene encoding SUMO-activating enzyme subunit 1A isoform X1 has protein sequence MDGEELTEQETALYDRQIRVWGADAQRRLSKAHILVCGINGTTAEFCKNIVLAGVGSLTLVDDRVATEEALSANFLIPSDESVYGGKTLTELCRDSLKDFNPMVRVSVEKGDLSNFGGEFYSKFDVVVISCCSLSTKKLINEKCRKLSKRVAFYTVDCRDSCGEIFVDLQLHKYSKQKLEETIECQHNYPSFEESISVPWKALPRKMSKLYFAMRVIERFEDAEQRKPGEVSIADLPGVLKLKNEFCEAQSLKESHIPDALLERLVTDPREFPPVCPIIGGILGQEVIKAISGKGEPLKNFFFFDAMDGKGIIEDLSNNTGS, from the exons ATGGACGGTGAGGAGTTGACTGAGCAGGAGACCGCTCTTTACGATCGCCAAATTAGGGTTTGGGGCGCTGATGCTCAGAGAAG ACTGAGCAAAGCTCATATACTAGTCTGTGGAATTAATGGGACTACTGCCGAG TTTTGCAAGAACATTGTACTAGCAGGAGTTGGTAGTTTGACACTGGTGGATGATCGGGTAGCGACCGAAGAAGCCCTTTCTGCTAACTTTTTGATACCTTCTGATGAAAGTGTGTATGGAGGGAAAACTCTAACCGAGCTTTGTCGCGATTCTCTGAAAGATTTCAATCCGATGGTTCGTGTTTCTGTGGAGAAAG GTGACTTGTCAAACTTTGGCGGTGAGTTCTATAGCAAGTTTGATGTTGTGGTTATCAGTTGTTGCTCTCTCTCTACAAAA AAGCTGATCAATGAAAAATGCCGAAAGTTATCCAAGCGGGTAGCATTTTACACAGTTGATTGTAGAGACTCTTGTGGTGAAATTTTTGTTGATCTGCAACTCCATAAATATTCGAAG CAAAAACTGGAGGAAACAATTGAATGTCAACACAATTATCCAAGTTTTGAG GAATCAATTTCAGTACCTTGGAAAGCACTTCCCAGGAAAATGTCAAAGTTGTACTTTGCTATGCGAG TGATAGAAAGGTTTGAAGATGCTGAGCAACGTAAACCTGGAGAAGTATCAATTGCAGATCTTCCCGGTGTTCTGAAATTGAAGAATGAGTTCTGTGAAGCACAG TCGTTGAAGGAATCTCATATTCCTGATGCCCTCCTAGAAAGATTGGTGACAGATCCAAGAGAATTTCCTCCAGTTTGTCCCATCATTGGGGGAATTCTTGGGCAG GAggttatcaaagcaatatcaGGCAAAGGAGAGCCTCTCaagaatttcttcttctttgatgcTATGGATGGAAAGGGCATAATAGAGGACCTATCAAACAACACTGGAAGCTGA
- the LOC112178933 gene encoding SUMO-activating enzyme subunit 1B-1 isoform X2: protein MDGEELTEQETALYDRQIRVWGADAQRRLSKAHILVCGINGTTAEFCKNIVLAGVGSLTLVDDRVATEEALSANFLIPSDESVYGGKTLTELCRDSLKDFNPMVRVSVEKGDLSNFGGEFYSKFDVVVISCCSLSTKQKLEETIECQHNYPSFEESISVPWKALPRKMSKLYFAMRVIERFEDAEQRKPGEVSIADLPGVLKLKNEFCEAQSLKESHIPDALLERLVTDPREFPPVCPIIGGILGQEVIKAISGKGEPLKNFFFFDAMDGKGIIEDLSNNTGS from the exons ATGGACGGTGAGGAGTTGACTGAGCAGGAGACCGCTCTTTACGATCGCCAAATTAGGGTTTGGGGCGCTGATGCTCAGAGAAG ACTGAGCAAAGCTCATATACTAGTCTGTGGAATTAATGGGACTACTGCCGAG TTTTGCAAGAACATTGTACTAGCAGGAGTTGGTAGTTTGACACTGGTGGATGATCGGGTAGCGACCGAAGAAGCCCTTTCTGCTAACTTTTTGATACCTTCTGATGAAAGTGTGTATGGAGGGAAAACTCTAACCGAGCTTTGTCGCGATTCTCTGAAAGATTTCAATCCGATGGTTCGTGTTTCTGTGGAGAAAG GTGACTTGTCAAACTTTGGCGGTGAGTTCTATAGCAAGTTTGATGTTGTGGTTATCAGTTGTTGCTCTCTCTCTACAAAA CAAAAACTGGAGGAAACAATTGAATGTCAACACAATTATCCAAGTTTTGAG GAATCAATTTCAGTACCTTGGAAAGCACTTCCCAGGAAAATGTCAAAGTTGTACTTTGCTATGCGAG TGATAGAAAGGTTTGAAGATGCTGAGCAACGTAAACCTGGAGAAGTATCAATTGCAGATCTTCCCGGTGTTCTGAAATTGAAGAATGAGTTCTGTGAAGCACAG TCGTTGAAGGAATCTCATATTCCTGATGCCCTCCTAGAAAGATTGGTGACAGATCCAAGAGAATTTCCTCCAGTTTGTCCCATCATTGGGGGAATTCTTGGGCAG GAggttatcaaagcaatatcaGGCAAAGGAGAGCCTCTCaagaatttcttcttctttgatgcTATGGATGGAAAGGGCATAATAGAGGACCTATCAAACAACACTGGAAGCTGA